The Phormidium sp. PBR-2020 DNA segment GAGTTTGAGATCCAACGCGCCTAAGGGTTCATCGAGCAGTAGCACCGCCGGATGATTGGCAATGGCCCGGGCCAGGGCAATGCGTTGCCGTTGTCCCCCGGATAACTGTTTGGGATAGCGATTGCCAAAGGCCTCCATCTTGACCAACTGCAACATCTCCTCCACCCGCTGCTGAATCTCACTGCGGCCGACCCGTTTCAACTTTAAGCCAAAGGCAATGTTCTCCCAAACACTCATGTGGTCGAAGAGGGCATAGTTTTGGAAGACCGTATTGACCGGTCGCTCATTGGGAGGAACCTGGGTCATGGAACGGCCCCGAATGAGAATTTCTCCGGCAGAGGGGGTTTCAAATCCGGCAATGAGTCTTAAGGTGGTGGTTTTTCCGCAGCCTGAGGGCCCGAGAATACTAAAAAACTCACCTCGGCGAATTTGAACTTCAACACCGCGTACGGCAGTTTCGCCGTTAAACACTTTGAAGACACGATGAAGTTCGACATCGAAATCGGATTCAAGTCCGCTGAGATCGCTGTTTTGGCTGGCAGCTTGCAGCATGGTGACGGCTCCTAGATAGATAGTCGTTGTCCCAAATTTCGGGGAAGCATTTAGCAAAATCCCCCGAGGGGACTTCACTCAACCTCGCTTTAGTCTAGTCTAGCGACAAGGCGATCGCTTCTCCTAGTATTCAGCCGTGCAACCCTGAGTTGTCCAATTATAATGGGTTGCGATGCCTGTGTTTTATGACTGAGGGTCTCCCTAACCCTGTCCTTAATTTGTTCCTAGTTGTCCTCCTATGACCTCGATTCCCTCTAATGGCTACGGTAGCCGCACGAACCAACGCAGTATTGGTAGTCTTGTCCAATCCGTGTTGATGATGGTCAGTATCACAGTCATTATGGTGGGTGGAATTGGGGCCCGCCTGGCTTATCTGCAACTGATTCAAGGGACTCGCAATCGCCAACTGGCCGAAAATAATCGTATCCGTTTGATTCCCACCCAGCCGGTACGAGGAAATATCTTTGACCGCAATGGCAAGATTTTAGCCACCTCGAGTCTCTCCCATACGGTCTATCTTTGGCCCCTAGCCCAACCCCCTGAGTTATGGCCAGAAACCGTTGAACGGCTCTGTGAGATTATCAATATCCCCCCAGAACAAGTCCTGGAGCGTCTCGATCAAGCTGGATATAATTCGGCTTTGCCGATTCGTGTGGCCCGTCGCCTGACGCCAGCTCAGGTGATTGCTCTGACAGAATATGGGCCGCAACTGCCGGGGATTGAGGTCAATGTTGAGGCGGTACGCCATTATCCCCATGGTCGTTTGGCGGCCCATGTTCTTGGCTATACCGGTGAGATTAGTGATGAAAACCTATCTCGTCTCGAAGCCCAACCGGATAATAAATATCGTCTTGGGGATATTGTGGGGCAGATGGGGGTTGAGGCCGCTTTTGAAAATGAATTACAAGGGGAATGGGGCGGACGACAGGTTGAGGTGGACAGTCGTGGCCAAGTGTTACGGGTTCTGGGGGAGAAACAGGCTGAAGGGGGGCGTGATGTTCAAATTACGCTGGATTTAGAGCTGCAACAGGCGGCCGAGAGGGCCCTGGGAGATACCCAGGGGGCGATTGTGGCGATTGACCCTCGTGATGGGGCGGTGCGAGCGATGGTTAGTCGTCCGGCGTTTGACCCGAATATTTTTTCGGGGCGCATTACTGAGGCAGATTGGCAACGGCTACAGGCGGCTCGCTATCCCTTTGTCAACCGGGCATTACAGGTGTTTCCTCCGGCAAGTACGTTCAAGATTGTTACCACCACGGCGGCGATCGAATCTGGGGCCTATCCTCCATATACGGTTCTACCCACCTATCCTTACATCACCGCTGGGGGGATTCAATTCTGGGATTGGAACCGGTCTGGCTTTGGTCCGTTGAGTTTTGAGGGAGCCATGGCCTGGAGTAGTGATACGTTCTTTTATCAGATTGCGCAACGGATTGGCGGTGAGGTGTTGATTGATTGGACGCGTCGCTATGGCTTTGGTCGTAAAAGTGGCATTGAGTTAGCGGCAGAGGAATCGCCAGGTTTGGTTCCTGATGCGGCGTGGAAGGAGCGGGTGTTAGGGGAAGGCTGGTATCAGGGGGATACGATTAATATGTCGATTGGCCAGGGCTATTTACAGGCCTCACCTCTACAACAGGCCATGATGATGGCGGTTCCGGCAAATGGGGGGTATATGGTTCGACCCCATTTACGTAGTTTGGATGTGGATGTGAGTTATTGGCGTGAATCGATGAATCTCAGCCAGGACACCATTGATGTCTTGAGACGGGGCTTACGTCAGGTGATTACGGATGGTACGGCGACCAATATCAATACGTCTGAGATTCCACCCTTTGCGGGGAAAACGGGCACGGCAGAAGCGCCTCCCCATCTCTCTCATGCCTGGTTTGCTGCCTATGCTCCGATGGATGACCCGGAAATTCTTGTGGTTGCCCTTGGGGAACATGCGGGTAAAGGGGGCGGGGCGTTTGCGGCTCCGATGGTGCTTGAGGTGTTAAAGGATTATTTTGCGGAAGAAGGCAATAGGCAATAGATAAAGACGTAGGGGCGTACCCTTGTGGTCGCCCTCTTCGGGTAATAGGCAATAGGCAATAGGGGAACCACTAGCTGTAGAGGAAGCATTGACTGAGTTTGTCGTCTAGGGTCTTGAGGGTGCGCCAGAGTTCGAAGCCTTTGGCCCAGCGGCGGGAGGGGAGATGGCCGACGGGGGCTTTGAGACTGTAGGTGAAGTCTAGGGAGGGCGATCGCGCGGCCGAGAGTTTCCAGCCGATGGTGGCGCAAAATAAGGGGTAGTCTCTACCCGTCTGTTGATAGATTTGCTGCTGGACGGTGAAGCCGAAGCGATCGCCCGAATGGAACCGCCAGAGGTAGTCTAGGGTCTGTAAATCGGTACAGGGCAAGGCTTCAATATCCCGAGGTGCAAGATGACCGCTTGGGGTTCCGTGGGCGGCTCGACAGAGTAGTTTATGGGTAAGGAAATCGGCGGCTTCCCAACGTTGCCGTCGTAATAAAGTCCACAGTTCACTGTAGTCTAACCCCACCTCTGAGGGCAGGGGAACGTCGGGGGTTTTGTAAAAGAGTTGATCGATTAGGGATAGGCGAGGACGAGTGCGGGGGACCCGTTCTAGGACGATCTCGGGTTTGGGGAGTCGAGGCCGTTGGCGCGGTTTGGGGCGGGCAAGGGTCGGAGGAGCTTCGGGGGCAGGAGGTGGGGTTGGGGTCTTGAGGGCAGCGATGACCTCCTTGGCGGCGTGAAAACGATCACTGAGAGGGGTTTCGAGTAATTTGTTTAAAATATCGGTCAGTTGAGGGCTGATTCGATGGGTGAGGGGGAGAGAACGTTGCCAATCCCAACGTCCCCCGACAATGTCATAGAGTTCTAAGGGGGAAATCCCGGTCATGAGACGGGCACAAGTCACGCCCAAACTATAGAGGTCACTGGCGGGAAAGGCTTGACCCCGAGTTTGTTCAGGGGCCATGTATTCGGCACTGCCGACGGCGGTATAACTGGACTCCGTTGGTTGCTCTTGGATGACTTTGACAACGCCAAAGTCAATTAAAAACAGTTGTCCATCGCGACGACGGCGCATGATGTTATCGGGTTTGATGTCGCGGTGGATACTATGTTGTTCGTGAATGTAGTCTAAAACCGGCAACAGTTGCCCCAGGAGGTCGCGAATCTGAGACTCGTCAAAGGTGCCCGTATTTTGGAGTTCTTCGCTGAGGGTCTGTCCCTCAATCCACTCCTGGACGAGATAAAAATAGCCTTTTTGCTCAAAATGGGCGAAGAGGGTGGGAATTTGAGGATGTTGTCCCAGGCGATGGAGATTTTCGGCTTCCCGATGGAACAATTCCAGCATCTTCGCCCCAAGCTCACCGGTCCTGTTTTGCGGATGTAGCTGTTTAACGACGCACCGAGGATGGGAGGGTAAATCGCGATCAACTGCGAGGTAGGTCTTCGCGAAGCCGCCGCCACCCAGGGGTTGAATGACTTGGTAGCGATCGCGCAAAATCAGGGCATGACCGCAGCTTTGACAGTATTGGGCTGAGTCGGGATTTTGCGGCTTAGCACAATGACGATTGACACAATAGCTCATAGCCAAGGGGGGGGGGTAGGCGGTTTTCTCCAGGATACTCGCTCCACCCCCAAATCTGGGAAGTTCGCGTCAACGTTACAACAACATAAGTGTTGACCGGCGTTCTACTTCAGCAGCAAGGCCACTTCTTTGGCAAAATAGGTCAAAATCAAGCTCGCCCCGGCCCGTTTGATGCTGACGAGGGTTTCTAACATGACTTTTTTCTCGTCAATCCAGCCCTTTTCTCCGGCGGCTTTAATCATGGCATATTCACCACTGACGTTATAAGCTGCCACGGGAACGTCGGTGACATCGCGAATTTGGCGAATGATGTCCAAATAGGGCAATGCGGGTTTAACCATGACGATATCCGCGCCCTCGGCAATGTCTAATTCCACTTCCTTGATGGCTTCGATCGCATTGGCCGGGTCCATTTGATAGGTTTTCTTGTCGCCGGATTTGGGGGCGGAATCGAGGGCATCCCGGAAGGGACCGTAGTAGGCGGAGGCGTATTTGGCGGAATAGGCCAAAATGGCAACGTTGGTGAACCCTTCGGTATCTAAGGCTTGGCGAATTGCCCCAATCCGTCCGTCCATCATGTCGGAGGGGGCAACCATATCGGCGCCGGCCCGCGCTTGGGAGACGGCCATTTTGGAGAGGACTTCAACGGTTTCGTCGTTGAGGATATAGCCGGCTTCATCAAGTAAGCCGTCATGGCCGTGACTGGTGAAGGGGTCGAGGGCTACGTCGGTGATGACGACCAAATCGGGGGTTTGGGCTTTGATGGCGGCGACGGTTTGTTGAACCAGTCCTTCTGGGTTATAGCTTTCGCTGCCGGTTTCATCTTTTTTGGACTCGGAAATGACCGGGAACAGGGCGATCGCCGGAATCCCGAGGGCCGCAATGTCAGCGATTTCTTTGAGGAGTAAATCGAGGCTAAAGCGATAGCAGCCGGGCATGGACGCCACTTCAACTTTCTGATTTTCTCCTTCCATGACAAACATGGGGTAAATCAGATCGTTAACGGACAAATCCGTCTCCCGAACCATACGCCGTAGGGATTCGTTGCGACGCAAGCGGCGGGGACGTTGGATCAGGTCGAGGACGTAGGAGGATGTAGACATATTTGAAAGGATGAGGCGTTAGTGCTAGTTCGGATTAAAAGGAGATGGCTAAAAGGAGATGTTAAGCTGTGATGCAAAAAGACGGAGGTTGACATCAGAGGCGATCGCCGGTTATCGCGATGATTTTAGCCAACCATCGAAGCATGGTACGTCATTAGCGGGGACGGGGTAAACATTCCGTAATGTTCTGCAACATCCAGCAATGGAGGCCTCTGGGATTCTTGAGAATTCTCTTCAGGACTCGATTCAGTAAAATGTGGATCAGTTGCCCTTCATGGTTCTAGTTTGATGACCCCTACCGTCGATTATCTCCGCATCAGTCTGATCGATCGCTGCAACTTCCGCTGTCAATACTGTATGCCCGATGGCGATGAACTTGACTATATTTTGCAACAAAATCTCTTAACCCGTCAGGAACTCCTGAGCCTCTTGCAAGAGGTCTTTATCCCCCTAGGCTTTCGTCGCTTCCGCCTCACCGGCGGGGAACCCCTATTACGGCCCGACGTGGTGGCGATCGCCCGTGACATTGCTGCCCTCCCAGAGACGGAGGATTTAGCCATGACCACCAATGGCTTCTTACTGGCCCAACGGGCCCAACCTCTCTATGATGCCGGACTACATCGCCTCAATATCAGCCTAGACTCCCTGGATGCACAGACGTTTGACAAAATCATCGGAAATCGCGGTCAAAGCCGCTGGCAGCGCACCTGGGAGGGCATACAGAAAGCCTATGAAGTAGGGTTCAACCCCCTAAAATTAAACATGGTAGTGATTCCGGGGGTGAATGATGGGGAAGTCTTAGACATGGCGGCCCTGAGCTTGGAGCGTCAATGGCATATTCGCTTCATTGAGTTTATGCCCATCGGCAATGGCCATTTATTTGAGGATAACGGTTGGGTTGCCTCGGAAACACTGCGGGAGCAAATCCGCCAACGCTGGGGTTTGGAAGCGGACAGTGTCACCGGAGCCGGCCCAGCGGATATTTTTAAGATTCCGGGGGCCCAGGGAACTCTCGGCTTTATTAGTCAGATGTCCGAATGTTTCTGCGATCGCTGTAATCGGATGCGACTGTCGGCCGATGGCTGGCTACGGCCCTGTTTACTCAATGAAACGGGGCAACTCAATCTACGCAATGCTCTGCGGGAGGGCGTTCCCCTCTCTCAACTGCGAGAACAAGTCCAAACCCTTCTACAGTTGAAGCCAGAGATTAATTTCAAGGAACGAGACATGGGCAACCGTTCCGGAACCTATCAACGCACCATGTCGCAAATTGGCGGTTAAAGTTTTCCCGGTTCTAGGCGGGTTCCATTAGCAAAGTCCCAGCCTGACTGGGTTTTCTTACCGGCGAGTTGCACCTCCTGAAGTAACAAGAACCCTTCCCCAGTTTGCACCACGGGCCCCAAGTTTTTGATAATGTCCACCACGTCTCCCGGTTCTCTAGACTCAGGGTTGAGGCGATCGCCCCAGGAGCGCAATTGTGCTGCTAATTCCTCGGGAAGTTGCTCGTAATAGCTCTCTCCCACAGGAACCGTGGCCTTGACTTTCAGGGACTGTCCTCGAAATTGAGTTACCGCATTGGGATAGAAGCCGCGAACCTGATTATGGAGGGCGATCGCCGGCCGCGTCCAATCCAACTCATAATCCGACTTCTCAATCAGCCGCGCATAGGTCGCCGCCTCATCCTCTTGAGGTGTGGCTTGCAGCGTCCCCGCCTCTAATCCCTGCAAGGTTTCGATCAGCAGGGAACCACAGTCTTGAGCCAAGCGTGCGGCGACATCCCAGGCATTATCCAGTAGGTGAATATCCAGACAGGACTTCAGTAACATTGCGCCCGTATCCATCCCCACATCCATCTGCATGGTGGTCATCCCGGTTTGGGGTTCTCCGTGGTACAAACACCATTGAATGGGGGCGGCTCCCCGATATTTAGGTAAGAGGGAACCATGACCATTAATACAGCCGAGCCGGGGCATTTCTAAAATCTCTTGGGAGAGGATTTGTCCATAGGCAACGACTACAAAAAAATCCGCTTGACTATTACGCAATTTGTCAAGGGTTTCGACATCTTTCTTAATCTTTTGCGGTTGCCAAACGGGAATCCCAGCCTCGACGGCCACGGCTTTAACGGGGGAAGGAATCAGGGTTTTGCCCCGTCCCCGGCGTTTGTCGGGCTGGGTGACGACGGCTAGAACCTCCATACCAGGCTGCTGGATGAGGGTTTTGAGGCTGGGAACGGCGAATTGGGGGGTTCCGAGGAAAATGAGGTTCATGGATTAGGCAAGAGGCAAGAGAAAAGACGTAGGGGCGTACCCTTGTGGTCGCCCGAGGCAAGAGGCAAGAGGGGGAACCACGTGGGCGTACGGTGAGCGATAGCCGAACCGTGGTCGCCTGGGGCAAGAGGTGGGGGTTAGGGTTTGACTCGGATTTCGATGCGGCGGTTGCGTTGGCGGTTGGCGGGACTGTTGTTGCTGGCGGCGAAGCGACTGGAACCGTAGCCGATGCTGACCCAGCGTAGGGGGGTGTCGGTGTTGCTGGCGAGGTATTGTTGCACTTGTTGGGCTTGTTCAAAGGTGCGGTCTAAACTGGCATCGAAATCATCGCTGGCATCGAGATAACCGCCAATATAAACGCTTGCTCCTTCGAGGGTTTGTAGTTCATCGAGGAGGCGATCGAGGATTGTGGCTCGGGTGGGATCGAGGACTTCGCCACTCTCGGAAAATAAGACGTCACTGGGAAGAGTCAGGCGTAGGGGCATTCCTGGAGTTAGACGCGGTGCGACGGTGGCTGGGGGCGGCTCTACTAGGGACTCAAGCTCACTTAAGCGACTGGAGACGAGGGTGACTTGTGATTGGAGTTCGGCTTTTTGGGCCTCGAAATCTGCGCCATTCTCTTCCTCTTCAGGGGGGTCGTCTGGGCTTAATTCAGCCAGTTGACGATTGAGCTGGGTGACTTCGTCTTGTAACCGCACAATGGCTTGCTGGAGTTGAGTGCGATCTAAGTCGGGAAGGGTTGGCTCAGCCGTTGTGGAGGGCGGGGGTGGGTTGGTGATTTGACGAATTTGGACCCGCCACCGTTCACTGAGGGGCTTTTCGGGGTTGGCTTGAGGGGAGCGGTATCCCAGGATCAAGCCAGCAATCACGCCAATACTCAAACTCACTCCCAGGGTGACTAGACGAAAAATCAAGACGGCGATCGCCCCAAGCCAGGAGCCAGAGGAGGGTGGGGGCGATGAGGCGCTCGAACGGGTGACTCGACGGCGATCGCGCCGAGAGCGGGCAGCATTGGAATCAGGGGGAGGCGATTGAGTCATAGGGGGTTAACGTCGCCCATCCCAGGGGCCAATTTGGATGGTTCCGCCAGGGGTAAAGACGACTCGAAACTCAGCAATGGGAACTAGGGTAACGCGATCGTCTTGAATCTCAACTCCCGCTGCCGGATTATAGAGGGGGTCAATGGGGAGTTCTCCGAAATAGATCGAGGCGGCACTGGAGAGGGGTTCATATTGGGTGATGCTGCCGTCTTCTGTGACCGCTAGACGGTAGTCTAAATTGCGATCGAAGACGGGGGTACTGTCCCATTCGTCATAGAGGGCATCTCGCACCTCAAAAATGAGTCGGTCAATGGTGGCGACATCGGTAATGCGGGGCGTGCGGCCGGGGGTGCTGGGATAGCCATCCCAAGGACTGACTTGTAGCACGCCATTGGGTCGAAAGACTACTTTGTACTCGGCGAGGGATTCCACCTCAGCACTTCCCCCAGTCACAGGAATATACAACAAGTCAGGTAGGGGGATTTCCTCCTCGAACTCGCGGGCGGGATCGCCGTCGGGCCGATAGCCAACGATCGCCCCATCTTGCCCAACGCTGACACGATAGACTAAGTCCTCGTCAAAGGTGGGTGAGGTGGTCCAGGCCTGATCGAGTTGATAATGCAGCTTATAGCGCAAGGCGGCTAAGAGGTTGGGGTCGTCGATTGTGGGGATGGTGGGGGCTAACTCAGCCAGATTGACGGCATTGTTATCACCATTTGGCGGGCCATCATCGGCGGTTGGAGTGGTATTGTCCTGGACCTCTTCCGAGTCCATCACGCCTTCGCGAGGGGGTTCGACTTCAGGAACCGGGAGGGGGGATAGGGCCAAAGCTGCCACCAGGAGACTGGAGACACCAAGGGCCAGGGGGGCGGCTCGTTGGGTAACCGGCTCCTCATTTTTGGCTTGGCGACGGTTTCTCGGGAGAAGGTTAAGCTGGCGATCGGGCAAAGTCCGGCGATCGCTCAAAAGCTGATCCACCACATCCACCACGTCAAACAGTTGCAGAGTGGTTAAATCCAGTTGCAAGGGGTCACCGCTAGAGGTTTCGGGCGATCGCAGATTCAGCCGGTGCAAACCGCCCTCTAGGGGAGTTAGGGTAACCCAGGATTTGGGGGATTCCACGGCCACCTTGCCCATCCCCAGAAAACTTTGGGTATAGTCACTGATGGCCGCCGTTAGCTCATCGAGGAACTCCTGACCCCCGCTGAGAGCATCGGGTTTCCCCACGACATGACATTCCACACTCACCAGCACCGACAAGCATGATCGCTTAGACTCCTCAGAATCAGCGGCCCCATTTGGCTCATCCAACCCTTCTACAATCAGGGTACATCCCGGTAAACTATACTTTCGCTGTACAACCATCAGATCTCTCCATCAAACAAACTCACCCAAAACCGAGTTAAGCCAGCGGTTCCAGTACAAAATAGTAACTTTTCTAACAACTCAACGGCCAGATTGTCGAGTTTTTCATCCGTGTCGTACACCATCACCGCCGAACGTCGAGGATTCATGCGGCTGCGGAAATGAGTCCGGAAGCGGGACAGATAAAAGGCTAACTGGGGATTTTTATCTAAGGGTAGATGTTGCTCTCGCAGTTGCTGAGCCTCTTTGTTGAGTCGCCGTAGACTCAGCGTCATTGAGCGAGCCAGGTGGCAGATGATAATCGTTAATACCTTGGCCTCCTCTTGGGAGAGGGGACGACGACGACTGGCCCGCCGCAGAGGGTTAGTATTGCGGATACGCCAGACGGTGACGCGATCGCTCAACACGGACT contains these protein-coding regions:
- the mrdA gene encoding penicillin-binding protein 2 — its product is MMVSITVIMVGGIGARLAYLQLIQGTRNRQLAENNRIRLIPTQPVRGNIFDRNGKILATSSLSHTVYLWPLAQPPELWPETVERLCEIINIPPEQVLERLDQAGYNSALPIRVARRLTPAQVIALTEYGPQLPGIEVNVEAVRHYPHGRLAAHVLGYTGEISDENLSRLEAQPDNKYRLGDIVGQMGVEAAFENELQGEWGGRQVEVDSRGQVLRVLGEKQAEGGRDVQITLDLELQQAAERALGDTQGAIVAIDPRDGAVRAMVSRPAFDPNIFSGRITEADWQRLQAARYPFVNRALQVFPPASTFKIVTTTAAIESGAYPPYTVLPTYPYITAGGIQFWDWNRSGFGPLSFEGAMAWSSDTFFYQIAQRIGGEVLIDWTRRYGFGRKSGIELAAEESPGLVPDAAWKERVLGEGWYQGDTINMSIGQGYLQASPLQQAMMMAVPANGGYMVRPHLRSLDVDVSYWRESMNLSQDTIDVLRRGLRQVITDGTATNINTSEIPPFAGKTGTAEAPPHLSHAWFAAYAPMDDPEILVVALGEHAGKGGGAFAAPMVLEVLKDYFAEEGNRQ
- a CDS encoding GUN4 domain-containing protein, giving the protein MSYCVNRHCAKPQNPDSAQYCQSCGHALILRDRYQVIQPLGGGGFAKTYLAVDRDLPSHPRCVVKQLHPQNRTGELGAKMLELFHREAENLHRLGQHPQIPTLFAHFEQKGYFYLVQEWIEGQTLSEELQNTGTFDESQIRDLLGQLLPVLDYIHEQHSIHRDIKPDNIMRRRRDGQLFLIDFGVVKVIQEQPTESSYTAVGSAEYMAPEQTRGQAFPASDLYSLGVTCARLMTGISPLELYDIVGGRWDWQRSLPLTHRISPQLTDILNKLLETPLSDRFHAAKEVIAALKTPTPPPAPEAPPTLARPKPRQRPRLPKPEIVLERVPRTRPRLSLIDQLFYKTPDVPLPSEVGLDYSELWTLLRRQRWEAADFLTHKLLCRAAHGTPSGHLAPRDIEALPCTDLQTLDYLWRFHSGDRFGFTVQQQIYQQTGRDYPLFCATIGWKLSAARSPSLDFTYSLKAPVGHLPSRRWAKGFELWRTLKTLDDKLSQCFLYS
- the hemB gene encoding porphobilinogen synthase; this translates as MSTSSYVLDLIQRPRRLRRNESLRRMVRETDLSVNDLIYPMFVMEGENQKVEVASMPGCYRFSLDLLLKEIADIAALGIPAIALFPVISESKKDETGSESYNPEGLVQQTVAAIKAQTPDLVVITDVALDPFTSHGHDGLLDEAGYILNDETVEVLSKMAVSQARAGADMVAPSDMMDGRIGAIRQALDTEGFTNVAILAYSAKYASAYYGPFRDALDSAPKSGDKKTYQMDPANAIEAIKEVELDIAEGADIVMVKPALPYLDIIRQIRDVTDVPVAAYNVSGEYAMIKAAGEKGWIDEKKVMLETLVSIKRAGASLILTYFAKEVALLLK
- the moaA gene encoding GTP 3',8-cyclase MoaA; translated protein: MTPTVDYLRISLIDRCNFRCQYCMPDGDELDYILQQNLLTRQELLSLLQEVFIPLGFRRFRLTGGEPLLRPDVVAIARDIAALPETEDLAMTTNGFLLAQRAQPLYDAGLHRLNISLDSLDAQTFDKIIGNRGQSRWQRTWEGIQKAYEVGFNPLKLNMVVIPGVNDGEVLDMAALSLERQWHIRFIEFMPIGNGHLFEDNGWVASETLREQIRQRWGLEADSVTGAGPADIFKIPGAQGTLGFISQMSECFCDRCNRMRLSADGWLRPCLLNETGQLNLRNALREGVPLSQLREQVQTLLQLKPEINFKERDMGNRSGTYQRTMSQIGG
- the fmt gene encoding methionyl-tRNA formyltransferase translates to MNLIFLGTPQFAVPSLKTLIQQPGMEVLAVVTQPDKRRGRGKTLIPSPVKAVAVEAGIPVWQPQKIKKDVETLDKLRNSQADFFVVVAYGQILSQEILEMPRLGCINGHGSLLPKYRGAAPIQWCLYHGEPQTGMTTMQMDVGMDTGAMLLKSCLDIHLLDNAWDVAARLAQDCGSLLIETLQGLEAGTLQATPQEDEAATYARLIEKSDYELDWTRPAIALHNQVRGFYPNAVTQFRGQSLKVKATVPVGESYYEQLPEELAAQLRSWGDRLNPESREPGDVVDIIKNLGPVVQTGEGFLLLQEVQLAGKKTQSGWDFANGTRLEPGKL
- a CDS encoding OmpA family protein, translating into MTQSPPPDSNAARSRRDRRRVTRSSASSPPPSSGSWLGAIAVLIFRLVTLGVSLSIGVIAGLILGYRSPQANPEKPLSERWRVQIRQITNPPPPSTTAEPTLPDLDRTQLQQAIVRLQDEVTQLNRQLAELSPDDPPEEEENGADFEAQKAELQSQVTLVSSRLSELESLVEPPPATVAPRLTPGMPLRLTLPSDVLFSESGEVLDPTRATILDRLLDELQTLEGASVYIGGYLDASDDFDASLDRTFEQAQQVQQYLASNTDTPLRWVSIGYGSSRFAASNNSPANRQRNRRIEIRVKP
- a CDS encoding DUF4335 domain-containing protein, which encodes MVVQRKYSLPGCTLIVEGLDEPNGAADSEESKRSCLSVLVSVECHVVGKPDALSGGQEFLDELTAAISDYTQSFLGMGKVAVESPKSWVTLTPLEGGLHRLNLRSPETSSGDPLQLDLTTLQLFDVVDVVDQLLSDRRTLPDRQLNLLPRNRRQAKNEEPVTQRAAPLALGVSSLLVAALALSPLPVPEVEPPREGVMDSEEVQDNTTPTADDGPPNGDNNAVNLAELAPTIPTIDDPNLLAALRYKLHYQLDQAWTTSPTFDEDLVYRVSVGQDGAIVGYRPDGDPAREFEEEIPLPDLLYIPVTGGSAEVESLAEYKVVFRPNGVLQVSPWDGYPSTPGRTPRITDVATIDRLIFEVRDALYDEWDSTPVFDRNLDYRLAVTEDGSITQYEPLSSAASIYFGELPIDPLYNPAAGVEIQDDRVTLVPIAEFRVVFTPGGTIQIGPWDGRR
- a CDS encoding DUF3038 domain-containing protein, whose product is MVSNPPETRDSTLVLLQQQLPDMPVTHHGCSRRTRVQLDLMLLAIEALDLSGSEKILSLAHQLELKSVLSDRVTVWRIRNTNPLRRASRRRPLSQEEAKVLTIIICHLARSMTLSLRRLNKEAQQLREQHLPLDKNPQLAFYLSRFRTHFRSRMNPRRSAVMVYDTDEKLDNLAVELLEKLLFCTGTAGLTRFWVSLFDGEI